The window ttgagaagataaaaaggcAAACACCTATATTTTTAcagttggattctcaagtgtggtgcattgggtagtgcaccgcacttgagaggataccCACGTGAAATTTGGAAATTTGAATTGGACCTGAGAGTCTAAGTCTATTTATTATCCTCCCAACATTGTCTGTCCACAACGTGTTACTTGGCGATTCTATACACAATTGGAAGGCATTAAGAGATGTTGAAAATTATAGATTTATAATATATCATATCGGTTTATTCaggattttggtgttttttttttcttctttctcctgcTAAACAATCAgaaagaatatattaaaaagaataaaaaaaaaataaaaacaaaacaaaagtaaCATCTAGGCATACCCAAACAAATACAGAATTAACTCTCTCCACCTAAAGCAGTAAGGTCTTGAATTGGACCCTACGATATAAGTCAATTAAAATCAAGTTATACTTGAAGCAATTGTACTAATATCCACCTGAAGTACTAGTGACAAACTTTGGTTATAGTGTTTATATACATTATGCATTTATGTCTCCCGTATCATTAattcttttctgttttaatgTTATCATAATTAGCTTATATTTCCACCAAAACGAAGAAAATGAAACTcaatagaaatttttttagaagcTTGGTTTAGTGTTGATCACTGATTATCCTGAAAGAAAGGTGAGCCCTCATGTTGTGGCAGGTTCACAGCTTCGTTTCTTGGGCTGGTGATGATGATTTTCTCAAGAATAACATCCGGGTAAAGCAAGATCTTGATGGGCTTGGGGCTCTGGGTGATGCTGGGTGGTACTGCATCAGGTCAATATTATGGGCTTGTGACTTTGAACTGCCCAACACAGTGATTGCCCTTCGTGGGCCTGTTCTCAGTGAAGCAGGAGTGATCTTGGCTTGTGGATCTTCTTTACAATGGGAGGATGGGAAGACAGCAACTTTCCATTGCTCATTCCTTTCCAATGTGGCCATGGATATAATTGCATTTGGAACAAAAGGAAGTCTATATGTTCATGATTTTGTTATCCCTTACTTAGAGAAATCTGCTTCATTTTCAGCAGCTTCTACGAATGGATACACGGAGATCGTTACAGGTCGGTTCGCATTGCCTTTTGAGCATGTGGTCACAACAGATCTCCCTCAGGAGGTATGCATGGTGAGGGAGTTCTCAAGCTTGGTGAAAAGTATAAAAGAGTGTGGTTCGAAACCGGAGAGTGAGTGGCCAAGCATTAGTAGGAAGACACAACTGGTTCTGGATGCAGTCAAAGTTTCCATTGAGAGAGGTTTCGAGCCCGTCCAGGTTGGGGCTTAAGCTCTGGAGATTGTTGTCTTGATCAAGCAAGCCCAAGTTGATTTTGCCCTTCTTATTGGGCTGGGTTCTAAAAATTTTGGGCTATTTCATTATATAATTAATGCCTGTAATTCAGAGTTTGGATTGTCATTGTAAGCAATAACATCCATGGTGTTTGCTATTCAGGTTTCTTGCATTACTATGCATGGTTTATGGATCGGCGGAATTGCAAGATACGGATTGGTATCGGTGGTCATCGATCCTCGATTCTTGGCCGATATCATATCAATGGATCGTACAGATGGTAAAAATGTAATAGaacatttgaaaagaaaaaaaaatgaaagaaggaTAAATCTGTCCGATCTAGACCGATACAGGCGATCTGGACCGGTATCGATTAAGACTGATTCCATACCCGAAACCATGATAACACGTGTGTTCAGCAGACAGCAGCCCTTTACCTACTATTTGCAAACATctcattcaaaatttcaaataagtGACGGTTCACCAGCCTTTAGACCCAATATCCACATCTCTATTAATTAATTCAAGAGGAAAAGAGCTAAGTTCAACCATTActttaagggtaaaattgatttttaagaTCAAATCCATATGAAGACCAATGGATAGTTTTTTTTAGAGTTTTAGGTGATCGTAACACGTGTTAAGACAGCTTGAGAGAGTACGTCATTAACCACTAAACAAAAACACCATATATGAACCATTGTACTTTATCAAAATTAAATAATCAATTCCACAGTTAccatatgataaaaaataaaaaaaaaacgaaattgAATTCACAGTTTTAAgaattggtttttgaaaataattcaaaaaaaaatgagaggaaaCAAAAAGTTTACCTTACCACAGGCAAATTGCAAATGATACCTTCCAATACTCACACTTTTTGATctttaaaaaaatagtaataataagTTTTGAATCTgtaaccaacaggttgcaatagtaCGTTAAGTTGTGACGAGTCTCGCCCAATAACCTTATGACAcatactttaaaaaaattaaattaacatTTTGAATCATCATTTTTAAAGAGTATTTCTTATAGAGGCAGATTTCATGCACGACTAAAGCAATAACATCATTCTCCATATAAGTGGAGGGGCtgtttggtcatttcaaccaACCTTTTGTCTCCATCCCATGTTATATATGCAGCCGTGCACCATATACGATTGtacatataattttttatctatttttttataCTCTTTAGATTCTCAAATAGTTTGtaattttaccttttttatcCTTAACTTAAAGAATTTTCGAAAATAAGAAAAGGTGAATTGGTATCAGATCCATCATATCGGACGATCCATATCAGTATAGGCATAGAGCAATCTCGATACTTGGGATCGATTCTGTATCGCTGAAAACAGTTCAGACCAAGGgtaaaacttttaaaaaaatttgatttttttaggaaaaCCAAAGATAAAACTGTCTGACACACACTGATCCATGTTGATTATTGCCGTATCGATTTCCGAGATGGATGATacccgataccgtgcactaaatcCATGCTACGGAAACACAAGCTCCAGAGATGCATTAAACTGCCGATGAATAAAAACCACAGCATTTGTAATATTCTTCGATTCGAGTGGCAAATTGGTAGCAACTCCACCCACCAAAATTCCCTATTTAAGTAGTAGTAGCAGTTAAACAATAAGAGATCTCTTCTTCAGTCCCCAGCAAAGGAAGTGGCGCGTTGTGTCTACAAATCCTTCTTATCTTCGTTTCAATCTCTCGTATTTCTTGCAGTGTTGCAGAGACATGGCAGAAACCCCAGTCCGATTCGGGATTCTGGGCTGTGCAGGGATAGCGCAGAAACAATCGAAAGCTATAACCCTCTCTCCCAACTCGACTCTCTACGCCGTCGGCAGCCGTTCCTTGGAGAAGGCCAAGAAATTCGCTGCAGAGAATGGGTTCCCTCCGTCGGCGAAGATTTACGGCAGCTACGAAGCAGTTCTCGATGATCCAGACGTTGATGTCGTGTACGTGCCCCTTCCAACTAGCCTGCATGTGCAGTGGGCGGTGCTGGcttcgaagaagaagaaacacctGCTGCTGGAGAAGCCTGTGGCCTTGAACGTTGCTGAGTTCGATCAGATCGTCGAGGCTTGCGAGGCTAATGGGGTGCAGTTCATGGACGGAACCATGTGGATGCACCACCCAAGAACTGCCAAGATGATGGAGTTCCTTTCCGATACGGAGCGTTTCGGTCACCTCAAAACGGCAAGTTAATTTCTTTAATCTTTGTGTTTTATATacgactcctctacttctgctGCCCGGTACTGCAGTGCACCCCCACACACAAGCGTGGCGGAAAGTATCATCTTATCCCATTTGGATAAGGCATTTAGGCATTCAGGCAAGGGTATGGTGGTACATTCTGCCTTACTTGTGTATAGAATGCCCACGACAATAGAAACAGGCGGAAGTGGAAGACTCGAATTGATCCTTTACCTAACCTTTGAAATATGGAAAGAGAAAGTTATTGTgttttttctgggtttggtgTTGAATCAGATGAGGGCATCCATCTGACGTGGATGTTAGAATGGACAAGGGGTCCCACCAACTCCCAACTCTCAATTGAAATAATATATGAGAGAGACCTCTTGGTAGGTAAGGTGGGCTTTTTACATACCACACATCTTACCAACTGCATTGTGCACTTGTTTTCGATATCTTTATGTCATTATTAAAAGATATCGTGATATATAATGCCTTGGCATGATCCATCTTTTCTAAAGTAATTTTGTTTTCGAAAACATGATGGAATTCATTGGACTACCCCTACTATGTGTGCCATGCCAGTTGCACTGGCATGTATATTTTTCGGGTTGCAACCATGCTTGTGATGCTCCAATCATATGCGTCAACTTAGAGTCTTAGGGTATTTGTGCTAAAACCTAAAAGgatatttgtgaacccaaagaagaagggaattATTTTAAGTTGGAACCTACGATTGAGGGCAATAGGAACATGAAAGCAAtggaaccatttttttttttaatgagtatatgcatgtgaaatgacactataatcctcattgaaaaaaaaattgtatgtcataccaaaagagcaaaaaaataaaattacaaattatttaacatcTTGaaggatgtcaataagaaaataccaatttcatcaaaaataagaaaataccaatTAGGACCTACCATGGTAGTGATGATACTATAGTGAGGTACATAGACGTAGGTcaaagtggtttttttttttttttttttttttggggcaaaGGTAAAAGTGGGTTGGGTATGCCTATATAAGAGGGGATACATTAAATTGTATTTTGAAATTCCACACATGACTAATTCACATCATTTATTAAATATCCAATAATCAGAATTTCCAGATCACCCattaaaagaagcaaaaaacatAGAACATGCTAGAATATTTTTCCCTGAAATAGAGGAGGGTTCTGGATCTATCAGCCAAGACCAGAGGGGACATGCTTTCTTCGCCTTGGCTGGATGCATCCCCAGTTACAACATTGTGAGAATGAAGCTTCAGGCCATCAAGAGTGGCTTGTTGAGGGATACATCCTTGAGATTGGCCCAAGTTCAGTTACGGTTTGACTCTTTATTGACCATTCAGATGATTACGGGTGTTTATAAGACCCCTTGGCATGTTTTGGATATCGTGGATGACATTCACGGGTTGCGGGATTCCTTTAAGAGCTGTACATTTGCGCACCACGTAAGGGAGATCAACTGTTGTGTAGACTTTTTGGCTGGGTTACTTTGGCATTCCCAAGAGATCCATTTTTATATAGATAGTCTCCCATCAGCAGTTTCCTAATACGGAACAATGCTGCGGAGAAAAATACTTCAGATTGTAACCTTTATATTATCTCTCCTTTATTAATATAAGGTCtcttttatccaaaaaaaacaaaacttaaaaaatttaGCAAGTTATGGAATTCATGAAAAGAGTTTGATTTTGAACCCTGATTAGATCTTGAATCTGAtagaaagaatagaaaaaaaatatttttttgacagaaaataaataaaaatgttgCTCCGGGATAAGAGTTAATCAAATAGATGGTCTGTGGGTTTTGTCTAGTTGTACAGGTTTTGCAcagattttatttaatttttggtatGGACTTTGCAAAAATAAGATGGGGAGAcataagagggaaaaaaaaaaaaaaaacttttgctttGATTTAATAGTCCCTTTGAACTTTGAAGGTCATTAAAGTTAAAACACCTATTTTTGATTTAAAACTACTTTAATAACAAGTAGGAGAGATACAAAATGACCAGAGCAACCCTGGTACATGATAGATTCCAGCATGCCTACATGAttgaaaaaaaggagaaatgcTTCCTGTGGAGGAGTGTATACAACCCACATCCACacatggggtgaaatgactatCCCACCCATTCTAtagcaaaaatgaccacccaccTGATGCTTCCGCACGCACTCTTATTGACGCTCCCTCATAGGAAACACTTCCCCCTAAAGAATTTAGAAAAATTTAAGATTAACAAGAATatgcccggattgacaggatcttTTACCAAGAATATGTGGGTCTTACAAAGATATCCGTGATGATGGAGCTTTCAATTCCCTTTGGGAGAGGACAATACTTCCCTTTGATGCAATCAAATACAATCATGCATTCACTTCTCCCAAATTTTATAGATAAATTTTCATGGAGATGGGAACTTCATGATTTTTAAATGTGGTATCTTGTGTATAGTAGAGACCaagcgaccaagtagagatctctttccCATCTTTTACATAGCAGCTTGGTTCATGTTGTGGCAGATTCACAGCTTCTTTTCATTTGCCGGTGATGATAATTTTCTCAAGAATGACATCCGAGTAAAGCCAGGTCTTGATGGCCTTGGGGCTCTGGGTGATGCTGGGTGGTATTGTATCAGATCAATACTGTGGGCTACTAACTATGAACTACCCAAGACTGTGACTGCCCACCGTGGACCTGTTATCAATGAAGCAGGAGTGATCTTGGCTTGTGGATCTTCTTTACAATGGGAAGATGGGAAGACAGCAACTTTCCATTGTTCATTCTTTACCAATTTGACAACGGATATAACTGCAGTTGGAACAAAAGGAACTTTACATGTTCATGATTTTATTGTCCCTTTTGAGGAGAAAACTGCTTCATTTTCTACAATTTCTCAGATAAGATTCGCAGAGCGTGCATTGCCTTCGCAAAATGTGATAACAACTGATCTCCCTCAAGAGGTATGCATGGTGAGTGAGTTGTCAAGGTTGGTAAAGAGTATAAAAGAAGGTGGTTCCAAACCTGAGAGTAAGTGGCCCAGCATCAGCAGGAAGACACAACTGGTTCTTGATGCTGTCAAGGCATCCATTGAGAAAGGTTTCGAGCCAGTTCAAGTGGGGGTTTAAGTGTGGATCTATtgatcttttcaaaattttatccaTCTGAGTTTTCTTTGATTGTTGAGAAAATTTTAGTTCATCTTAGTATATCAATTTGCAATGTATTATTAACTatcaaagaaaatcaaattaagGTTGCTATGAAATCTGATTTTAGATTTTGTGAGATGTGGGCGGTTTTCTTTTGTGGCAATTCAGGTGAGACCTAAATTTGTGAATGAATGAATCTCAAGGTGACATGCtcttttgtcaaatttcaactgAAACATAGTTTATGTCAAACCCTGTTTGGAACCAGAGAGCTAGGAACCCACGAGGGGCCAGCAAGGGGCACTAGGcacatttatttataaataCCTACAATTACTACTACTATAGTCAAGAAGGTGGGGGGTAGGAGTCACTCGACACCTTGGACCTACAGGGTGGAGGCCTACCACTGAGGTAGAAGCTCATCTCTGTTTGGTCAAGACAATTATTCATGCATGAAATTAAGATCCAATTCTTTTTTGAACAACTAAACCAAAAAGGAGTTCTTAACTTTAATTAGATTCCCCAGAGACTAGAACAAAATAagtttggaaaaagaaaattccaagATTATGCCCTAGCAAATTTGATATTCAATTAAGGGAGAAAAAGACACAAGAACAAGAGAAAGTACCACTATacccaatgaaataaaaaataacatctACAAAGATGCCCTTGCGTATACTCTCATTGGCCTCTGCATTGGTACAAACGCTACACGACTAATCCCTTCTTGCCCTTTGGTTAATTAAGCTTTCAGTTATTCTCTCTTATTAAACAAGGGTGtgattccttctctctcttgaaACATAAGATGCTTATTGTTTGTTGTGGTTATTGCTGCAATTAATCCTAGATTTAGATCTGAGGTTTCTCAAATCCCATTAAATTATATATGCCCCCATCAAACTGAGCCACGAGTAGGGGGGCCAAAGATAATTAAGCAAAGTAAGGAACATAAACAAACCCAATAATACAAGGAAAGAGTCAAGCGCCTCCATCTTATCATATATTGCCAGCTTATAACCTACTCAGTGTGTAAAGTTTATGTCACTTGTCCTGTCTGAATTCTTCTTTTACATCCTTTTCTGGAATTCTTTCATGCAATCAGCAAATGACGAAACTTCTGATGATGCAAATGCTGTGCAAGTGTGTGAAGTGTTCtatcaaagaaaatattttaaattaatGTTTACTGTCCAGCAGAGCAAGTGACAGTgttaaacaaatcaaataaacaaacaaacaaccCTTCCATTCTTTCTTAGCCCCAAGCTCGAATATGTGACAGACATGGCAGAAACGCCAATCCGATTCGGTATTCTGGGTTGCGCAAGCATATCGCTGAAGCTAACAAAGAAGCTATCGAGATCCATAACCCTTTCTCCCAATTCGACCCTTGATGCCATTGGTAGCAATTCCTTCGACGAGGCCAAGAAATTCGCTGCGGAGAATGGGTTTCCTCCGTCGGTGAAGATCTACGGCAGCTACGAAGCTGTCCTTGATGATCCAAACGTAGATGCAGTGTACTTGCCCCTTCCACCAAGATTGCACCTGCGGTGGGCGGTGCTGGCagcggagaagaagaagcacctGTTGCTGGAGAAGCCCGTGGCCTTGAACGTGGACGAGttcgatcagatcgtggaggctTGCGAGGCCAATGGAGTTCAGTTCATGGACGGAACCCTGTGGATGCACCACCCTAGGACTTCCAAAATGAAGGAATTCCTCTTGGATACGCAGCGTTTCGGTCACCTCAAAACGGCAAGTTTCTTTAATCTTTCGTTATATCCTTGATCTTACCTTTTAAAAGGataaattatgatttttttcgGGGTTATAGCTTAACTCTGCTTAGATGGGTTAATAAG is drawn from Telopea speciosissima isolate NSW1024214 ecotype Mountain lineage chromosome 1, Tspe_v1, whole genome shotgun sequence and contains these coding sequences:
- the LOC122641935 gene encoding uncharacterized oxidoreductase At4g09670-like, translated to MAETPVRFGILGCAGIAQKQSKAITLSPNSTLYAVGSRSLEKAKKFAAENGFPPSAKIYGSYEAVLDDPDVDVVYVPLPTSLHVQWAVLASKKKKHLLLEKPVALNVAEFDQIVEACEANGVQFMDGTMWMHHPRTAKMMEFLSDTERFGHLKTIHSFFSFAGDDNFLKNDIRVKPGLDGLGALGDAGWYCIRSILWATNYELPKTVTAHRGPVINEAGVILACGSSLQWEDGKTATFHCSFFTNLTTDITAVGTKGTLHVHDFIVPFEEKTASFSTISQIRFAERALPSQNVITTDLPQEVCMVSELSRLVKSIKEGGSKPESKWPSISRKTQLVLDAVKASIEKGFEPVQVGV
- the LOC122641927 gene encoding uncharacterized oxidoreductase At4g09670-like, with translation MAETPVRFAILGCADIAQKLSRAINLSPNSTLYAVGSRSFDKAKKFAAENGFPPSAKIYGSYEAVLDDPDVDAVYIPLPTSLHVRWALLAAEKKKHLLLEKPVALNVAEFDQIIEACEVNGLQFMDGTMWMHHPRTAMMKEILSDTQRFGHLKTVHSFVSWAGDDDFLKNNIRVKQDLDGLGALGDAGWYCIRSILWACDFELPNTVIALRGPVLSEAGVILACGSSLQWEDGKTATFHCSFLSNVAMDIIAFGTKGSLYVHDFVIPYLEKSASFSAASTNGYTEIVTGRFALPFEHVVTTDLPQEVCMVREFSSLVKSIKECGSKPESEWPSISRKTQLVLDAVKVSIERGFEPVQVGA